Genomic DNA from Pungitius pungitius chromosome 12, fPunPun2.1, whole genome shotgun sequence:
TTAGCGGCCATGAACTCGGTGAGACTGGACAGTTTGCCCACGCCTGGCGGAACTCCATCAAAGTCCAGTTTGTTGGAGTTTACGTACAGCTTCTTCAGTTTGGTCAGCTTACATATTGCAGACTGGAGGAAGACGCACAAGCAGActtaaacaattaaaacatttttacaaaaatgtttttaaaaaaggcattgCATATAGATTTTGAGATATTCATATCTCCCATTTCCACCACCCAAACGGAATAACATTCCAGTATAATGTTAAAAGAAACTCCAGCTACACAGCTTTTTAATCACTGGTAGTGAAAACAACATGGCTTCTAGAGAGAGGTGTATAATTGTTATTGTCCTTACGGGGAGGGAGGTGAGCTGGTTGCGGCTCAGGTTAAGAGTCTCCAGTTGAGTCCACTGGTCAATGCAGAGGGACAGTTCTGAAATCTGATTGCTGCTCAGGTTGAGTCTTTTCAAACTGCTCAATGAATAGAGGCACTCCGGCAACCGAGTCAGGTCGTTACACGACAGATCAACATCTGGGAGAGACAGGAGGAACACATACTCGTAAACACTACTTTTCTCTACACAAAAATATATGATGACCTCCACAAGCAACAGTTTTGTGAAAATAGGACCACATTGCACAGTCAACGCCCAAGTCCCTAAACAAGTGGAAGAAAGAATAGAGTGACAGTAGTGTGTGCATTTCTGATACCTGCTAGATGTGTCAGACCCTCCAGACTGGTTGGCATGTTGCTCTGAGTCCTCTGTGTGTTCCTCAGGTGGAGAGTCTGTAATGCTACCATGGCCGGCAGTTGGCTGCTCAGAAAAACAGAGTTAAGAAGAGCATCATTAATCAAATGCATATTTTGgttttcaaaatacatttaccACTAAGATGTATACCCaagatggggcctacaaatTTAGCATAAGGGATAACAGtaacccaaataaaaaaattaaaacatttcccCATACCGCAACTGTGCATGCATCAAGGGGTTGTTGTTCAGTGTGAGTGTCTGCAGATGAACCAGGCGTCTCATCTGTGGGGGAAGGCTGTCCAACTTGTTGTCGCTCAAGTCCAGATACAGCAAGTCCGTCAGGTTGATAAACAGCTGGTTGGGGATGGAGTCGATGCCGTTGTGACTCAGATTCAGCACCAGCATGTTCCTGCTGTTCTCAAGGTCTCTGGGGATCTCTGACAACTGATTGTAACTCAGATCCTGCAGGAAATGGATCGTTTTTTGTCATTAATTGACAAAAGAGAGAAGGTAATGTGTGTAAAGTTATGCTAGTGGACCAGAAATAAAGGAAAGGAAGACTGATGTTGGAAGACAATGCAAGTATTTGATAAGCAGAGAGAGTTGTGTGAGATATTATTATGTACCAGCACAGAGAGGTCATCTAGCTGAAAGATGTCATCGGGGACACCAGAGTTTTTCAGGTTGTTGGCTCTGGCTACGACCGCCTGCACATAGAGAGGGACATTTAAGCATGGATCAAACATACATATCGGTACAAGTAGAAACAGACCACAGTCAAAGATTGGAAGTGCTATAGCTAGTGGAAGAACTCAGCATGTGCTTAATGTGTATTTTCGCTGCATGTGTGGTGTTGGTTACCCGAAGGTTCGGTAGACTGGACAGTTCTCCATGCAAAGTGGTCAGGCTGTTGTGACTCACTGAAAGATgctcctaaaaaaataaaaataagcagaAGTTTTGTTTACAGAGTGcactacaacaacaaaacattatgTAAAAACGCATGGAAACGTTCTGCACTGTTGGGCAACAAACGGCGTTGGTGTCTCCAAATGTAATGATTTAAGAACAGGATCAAATCAAGGACTATAAACAAACCCCAGACACTGTGACTCCTAGCCTCGATAACAGACTAATCTTGTTTACCTCCACCTGGTAAGATCAAGCATGTAAGCATGGATTAACTTCTTTGGGCTGTTGATTGCAGCGTTGGTGGTTCAGATAAAATAATCCCATCAAATATATTGGGGATTAAATTATGGCTGTGTGTTCTAAAATCAGGAGAGGTTTTGCACCAAATCTGCTGATGTGATTTCCTTTGTTTCCCATACATCAAGTACAAAGGGTTTAAAAATAAGATAGTAATAAATAGTCCATCAAATCAGATGAATATAGATTGAGaccaaaacaactaaacaattAAACTAACCTTTGACAGATAACATACAACACGGTGACTAAAATATGGTCAAAGACTTATATATTTAGAGATGTCCGGATAAGCCAATGCGACAAATGCCTCACCAGCTTCTGCAGAGAGGCCAGCTCCTCTGGGAGGTAACACAGTCCTGTCCTGTTCAGCTTCAGCCATCGCAGACTGCTCATACACTTGACATGCTCTGGGAAGTAGCCGCCCTGTAACGACAGacaggggagagaaagagaggtagGGAAACGGACATGAAGAGGAGCAAGGATGACTGCTGACATCAGTAATACTGCTATTGACTGTATTTATGGATGAAATGTCCAACTGTGAAGGAGTTGATTATTATCCAGATGCATCAAACGCTGCCCTTATTATTTTCCATTGTCATTATGGAATCTGTTATGTTCTACAGTCAGGATAAGAATGCTGACAGTTGATGTTATCATGTGCACAACTTGTGTGAGGAAATTACGTTATTCTACACTTCCTGAAATTAGAAAGAACATCAACCCTTGACtaaccgaagaagaagaagttattCATACACCATATCTGTATTAGACGGTGCTTAGAACGGTACTGAACATGGGAAGGTTACAAATGTTTCAAACATATGCCGGATGATCCAAACCTTGACTCCGTCATCTGTCTACCAAACTGAGCAAGCGAATTGTGGCCAAACCTACAAATATGACGACATTGAGTCAAAGAGCTCGTTAGCTGACGTTGACGCTAATAACGATGACAGGTTACTCTTCTGATCCAGACATCGGGTTAGCCGACATTAAAGCTAACGTTAGATTAGGTCGCTTTCGTGACGTTGGAAACAGGAGCTGTGTTATCACAAACTACCTATAAGTATCTACCCGCTCGAAAAGTACAGAAGTGGCGTCATGTTGCCTTAAATAGACGCTTCTCTTAACAGAAATATGTAAACCACAGACACTCCTGGCAGAAACCAGACGACTATTTTGTAACGTTATTACATGTCAAAAATCTGACAACTGGCTAACGCCCAATGCTAGCAACGTTAAGCTAGGCAAGTATTTTAACAAGCTCACCCGTTACTCGtcgtgagctaacgttagctaattaaACGTGTTAGTTGTTCAACACcgatggctttttaaaaaaacagcacataTTTCTCAGGAGCCTTACTTTGAAGTCGTTCCCACTGAGGTCTACCCCCCTGATGAAGGGAAGAACTCCGGTGGAAGCCATTTCTGGTTTGTGGGAGCTGCTCAGCCCTCTACTGTCTATTTTGGTCTCGTAGGGAGGCGTCTGAAagtcctcttcttctttggatTATTAGCGGTGGTTGAATACAGCAGCCTAGCGTGCGTTACTGCCCCCCTGGGCTTCGGAACGTGTACCGTCGATTAGAATAAATTATGTTACGCGCCCTCCAGTGTTCATCGGAGGTTACAGCATATACGGGGTTGTGCGGGTGTCCCCAATTCTGTTACACCTGCTAGCTGTTCAATACACcatgttattttactttttctgtCTTAACTGTAAGGAACACTGAGTTCGCGTATTTACTCGTCACAAGATCGTTGATTGTGTGACACAATGAAATCAATACCGCGGCCATatacaatttaaatgttaaGTCATTCAAGGGGGAAAGGGAGAAACCGGAATATATAAaaatggatttcaaaataaaacggctTCCGCTAAAGCTTACAATGGTGTCACCGAGGACGCCTTTTAATAAAGCTTTGTTTTGAAAGCAGTGGAATGGGAAGTGCTTCACGTCGTCTTCAACGTGATGACATAATTCCGAAAACCTCACTGTCAGCTGTGCCATTCTCGTTGCTTAGCAAGCGAAGATAAAGATAGATAAGAATAAAATAGCTATTTGTAGGTTTACATTATGGACAAGAATGTCACGCGATACAATGTACAACTATATATTTATGATTTATCGAAAGGAATGGCTCGCAACCTCAGCCCCATCATGTTAGGTAAGTATACAGATAAAAAATCCGATGCAGCCAGGCCTTGGGGACTAATAAGTGATAAGAACACATAGAGATGCTTTTTAAGGCTTGTATGGTTACGTTGATTTTATGCCGTGCAGTGTAGCGGTCTTTGTTTGACTTATCAAGGTCTAAGGTAAGTTAttatcaatacatttattttgaaaatacatttcaaagcgTGAGTGATTTATGTAGTTAGATCATAAGGAATGGTTCATGAGGGTCGAAGTCAAACTATACACTTGTGATCTACAGCTCCACGAAGCTGCTTGCTGAGAAGATCATCTACCTCActactttttccctttttgttacAGGAAAGCAACTGGATGGTATATGGTAcgcttcttctttcttttactaTGACAGCTGGCTTACGATCCTAAAAAGATGTTCTTCTCATGTAATGTGTGGAGCCATATACTAAGAACCCATTCTTTGATCCCAGAGCAGATATGCATTAAGACCCCTAATACAACCCTGCTAAAACCGCTACTGACAATATGTCTGATGATGCTCTCATTTTGATATAAAGTGATGCTTAAAGTTGAACTGATCTGAATTTAGTTCTGTGttcattttttgctttttctacCAGGCACACAGCCATAGTGGCATACGGAGATGAGTTCTTctttggaggggaggggatcTCCAGCTGTCCTCCGGTAAGTCTGTAACAAGGGGATTAACTCCTTTTGTTTACGTTTGAGACGGGTAGGGACTAATGAGTGTTAATATAAGTTTTCTTCTGGTCTTAAAGCTCAAACACCCACTGTTTAATGGTTTTATCGAAAGCAATCTCCCTACCACCATACAGGTAGGCTGTTTATAATGCAGCACAGCTATATTGAACAAGTACACTACAAGTATAGGGAGTAGCAAGCCAGGTACAGCCTGGCAAAGCGATAGTGTTAATTCTTAATTGTTGCCTACAAATACCCCCAAAAGACAAACCTTAAATGGTTTATTGCCAATCAAGTTATTTTACTTCTGTTCATCAAATAGTAATTTCCTAACCAGTTGGGCAGTGTAGTTTTTATCAAACTGGGTGTGCATTAAGATACATTTGGATATTTTGGAGGATGCAGGATTGACTCAAAGTAAACTTCAGCTCCTAAAGGATTAATTCCTTCATTAATTGTTATTTTGTCACTCAGTGTGGCAGTATGGCTTATTGCTTTGGTTACAGACAATACTTCTTAGTAGGATAATCCATGTTTGGTTTTGGTCTTTACTTGAAAGacatagaacaaaaaaagattaaaataaataaaatagagaaatggaaaaaatctCAAAGCCATTTAAACCTACCCTTGATTTAATCTATGTTTTAGCATTTATCAGAGAAACACCTCCTACACAAGAGTATATGTTCTTTTGACTGTTGGACAAcgactttttttgttgtttatgacTTTCGACGACTGTCAATGTGTGAATGTGGTGAACCTTTTCCCTGCTGCGTGTTCTGCAGGGTGGGACGATGCTGGGCCCTCCAGACACAGTGGTTGAGCTGGGCGAGACAGAAGTGTCCGAGGAGATCTTCATGGATTATCTCTCTTCCCTGGGAGAAAACGCATACAGGTGGAGTTGCTGGAGTTTGCTAATGTGTGGCTAAATTCACAAGTGTAACCATACTTGTTTTTCGACAAGCTAAAAAGAAGGTAAGCTGTTATCTGTTGCATTAACTCTCTTCCATCCTCTCCTTGTTCAGAGGTGACCGCTATCGTCTTTTTGAGCACAACTGCAACACCTTCACCAATGAGGTGGCTCAGTTTATGACGGGCAGGTCCATCCCGTCATACATCACCGACCTTCCATCGGAAGTCCTCTCCACGTGAGTGTGCCACTCCGTCCGTCTTCAATCGATCATCTTTGCCTGTTTAAACATTTGTAATGCTGTCTTCCACTGAAAACTCACAGCTAAAATGTTCATATAATGCTACTTTACTCTCAGGGACATTGGGAACGAATTAATTATTGTGATGTGTGAAGCATTGACTCTGTATTTCTATGTCAATCTGGGGATGTGCAATCTCAAATGAAGTTGCACAAATTTTAAACTTGTTTACAGTGTAAAacacaaattgcatttctaGGAAACAACCTGATACAGAACTCTGTTAACCAACACTGGCTTTAGTCTGTTAATATGCAGTGAGATATGAACAGGGTTGGTGGATTGGTAGGCTTATGTTTTAGTCTAAAATAATTCCAATCTTTTGCCCTAATCTCCAGACCGTTTGGCCAGATACTGCGGCCCATTCTGGACTCCATCCACATCGCCCCTCCAGGGGGTAACGTCATCAACGGCGGGAGAAACATGTAATCTGAGAGAGCAGCAGGGTTACCGAGTGCTCACCAGGTCACTTTTATAGTAGTCAGGCAGTAAAACTAATCATCTTTCTTTATTCttactttttttctgtaaataaGATACACACTAGCATTAAAGCTAAGGGCCATTTGTAAGCTGTAACTGATAAATGACTATAAAATCCCAAAAAATCATCATATAATTTCCTCCATAAAACCAAGTGGGTGAGAGTTTTTTTCATGAGGATTTTTAAAACTCAATTAACCACAAAGTACTTACAAAACATGTGTTTAGGGTTAAGCTGGTACtttccaacaacaaacaaattctATAGAAAGTCAAATTTGCAATTAAGCTTTTTGGAagtgaaatgtaattaaatttATTAAGATTTTTGGTACTGCCATCCTATTTAACAATTCTATTTTGGCTTCCTGGGATATTACATTTTCAATACATGGTTAATGAGGCCAAAATAATTAATGGTAACAATATTATCCCGTTATCTACAGTCCATTATAGATCTTCTAAGGAAAACTAAAATGATAATGTAAAATTGATCTTCGtttgtttctgtattttttgccaAATGACCCTAACCCTCAAAATAAGTGTGTACTGAGTGTAAAGAGACTATAATATTTAATTATAATTCAAAGAGGTGCTGGATTATTAAGACAATATCATATTTCTATTGTTATATCAATATTTTAAATTCTAAATAGTATGGTTAACTTTAATGTATGTCATGACAAATCTAATTTACATTTCGCAAcaatttatacttttacttgtcaatatagGCATATTGCACTTTTTACACCACTGCTATATCTGATGGCTGTAATTTAACCACCTACAACATTAAAATACCTCTTGCACATTTGTGCATAATTCAGCTTATTTATCGCTTCAGCTTTTGTACTTAGTCACAAGGCACGGATCAATTTTGGTGTTGCAATCTTTATTTAATATAGAAtagatttctttgtttgatgagttacttaagtatttttttcttttttaaaagattaCTAATACATTAGGTTCCCCCAAATCTGCAGTAAAAATTAATTCATTTGCTGTTGACTACAATGTAATTAAAGTGTGCACTTTTAGATACTTTTTACATATTTGGACGCTCgttgatgaaaaataagaaCATGTCAAACATAATTCAATTTTgcaccaatgttttttttttgttatttgctaACCTGTAGTTAAATTCCCATCAGTGATCCTTTTAATACCTGTAACATTTGTCTTAACTGTGTAATGTGACGTTGTCATTTCAATCGTCACATAATTTATTGATATGACATGAACAGGTGATTGATGCCTAACTGACCCTCGTGTTACAAGATTAGACGTAATGTAAaccatatatatgtatatatacctatatatataGTGTACAATCCTGTACAGTTTTCTCTGTCAGGAAAAGGCAAGAATGTACAAATGACATCTTCTCTCTGCTCCAACTGTAAGCGAAGTGCATCACAGCCCTGTTATATGACATACGTCCTGCCTCTCGGCCTCTCCACATGGAGATGCGGATCAGACATTTTCTTGTCGCCATGTGGTTAACACGTTTAGACAACTGCTCATTCACAGTTTTTATGTAGATAAGTATCAGGGAAATGTCCTGATTATCATCTTAAAAACCAACCTGCTCCTTTAACATCCACCAGAGTGTGTTGGATACACAATACACCTCTGTGCCTTCATTCCCCTGCTTGTCTACAGTCACACTGTTGGTAGATGGCATAGTTATCCCATAGCACAGATGGTAACTCGCTGTGCAGTCTGCCTTCAAATCTGCCAGTCAATTTATTGTGTGAAGGTCCAAATTATTCACAGTGAGGTATGAGCAGTtgaaaatatatagatataaccTCTGAATTGAGAAACTCTCACAGCCTAAAATCTCAGTGCATTAAGTACGTCACTCTGCCATCAGATGATCAATAGATGACATGTTTTTCAGGTTTATCTTGTTATGACAATGTTACACACATGGACCTCACAGGCCTGAGCTGAACAAAGAATCAAAGCACAGATAAACATGAAATCTCAAAGAATGACCAAACCAGCATCACTTCCATTGTGTTCTGCAATAaatgaacctcacacacattTCACTTTTAGAGCAGACACTATCACATTTCTCTCATGTTCCTGCGCCTAAATATCGGCTGTGCAATTTAAAACCGGTTTTTCAAACCCAATATTTTTAAGCATTTTgctattttgtgttcatttccctTTTTAGAGGCTCTGGGGCTCAGGTGAATCGGGgttatgttatttttaatgTCTGCTGAACAACAAAGTGACATGCTAACCCGACCAGTGAAATGTATTATTGCACAAGTCACCCTTTGTTGCTCCAATAGCTTGTGGCGATGCTGGCTGCTACATGTAATGTGAATTTGCAAGCTTGTGATGGATAGTAATACCTATTTAAGTAAGTAAACCTACAGTAGATATGTTTATgcatattgttttattgttttgtgtattttttttctacttatAAAGCCGTTGACTGTAAATTCAACAATATCTGATGTTTTTGGCCATttctaatgtaatttaatttaaggGATAAAATAAAACGGTTGGTTAGTTGTGTGCATACACTCTACATAACATAACATCAAGTAATTAAGGTATATTACATATAACATCACATAATCATCCAATTATAATCATATGGGTAAAAATATCTTTGTTTCAAGGAAAATTGGTCAATCCATACACAcaatattcaataaaaatgttaaacacTAAGTTCCATTCAGTAATACTTTAGTAGTCATAGTTAACAAGTTAAAAGGACTTGTCAGAAACTGTTATAAGTATTAATAGATTAAATcataaaattagaaatacagGCATATTCATATAGGCAGGTTATTTTCTATGTATACATATAGATCCAAGGGGGAtactaataatatatatgtatgtattattaGTATCCCCCTTGgatctatatgtatataatataataagcaCCCTTGAGTGTGTATGCTTCGAACAAAAGTGTGGCTCATCATCTCAggataaaattatatatatatatatatgtactgtaATTTCAATAATAATTTCAAATCCAGTAGCAAATTTTTTTTGGTGGTGACAGCCGATTGTCAGGTCAGTCTAATAAACATGTGATCTTGCAGCACTGTATATGAAGAAAGCAACAGACCATTTTACTCAAGGTATTTGTTCAAAACACCACATGTTttagtcatgttttatttaatcatttcatttcaacatttcatCACACAAATATAGCAGATCTTGTCAACAATATTTTGTCAACTGAATTCTTAGGTGTCGACCATGATACCAGAGAAGGTAGGTGACTTTTCCAGATGGCAGACAGATGTGAAGCATACTTGGACCATGGCCTTTAATCAAAGATTGGATAATAGATGCAGACAGACTTCGCCTGTCCTTGCGCCCTGCAGCTGAGTTGCTGAATCAGCTCAGTTAGCAGCACAATAATGAGTGTGCACGTGACGTTTGACAAACATTAACCTTCTCTCCACTACAAGGGTACTGTCAAAGTGGCCAAAGCTGTAGTTGCTGCAGATAAACCCCAGTGAGTCACAGCGACCCCCCTGCTGGGGTCACAGATCCCTCCATGACACATAGGTGTGACTGGACCGTTCTTCCTATACGCGCCCATCAGCTCTGGGGTAAAGTTCATCTTACTTTTAAACCACTTGGAATATGAGTAACCTATACTGTCATAATCACCGTAGATTTACAAAAGTATCTTACAGCCAAGGAGCACATTACAGGCAAGGTTTCATGTGGTCTGTTTCATCACATCAGGCTTATTAAACTAGTAAAGCAGGCTTTAAATTGTAAAGTTACTCACCGATTAGAGTTTGAAGATGTAATGTTGGTTACTGTTGAGTATTCAAtgtaatcatgcatgctcacactagactgtaattacacttgaacaatacttgaataataatagtgagtggaggctgtgtatgacccggagcacat
This window encodes:
- the LOC119220819 gene encoding desumoylating isopeptidase 1-like, which encodes MDKNVTRYNVQLYIYDLSKGMARNLSPIMLGKQLDGIWHTAIVAYGDEFFFGGEGISSCPPGGTMLGPPDTVVELGETEVSEEIFMDYLSSLGENAYRGDRYRLFEHNCNTFTNEVAQFMTGRSIPSYITDLPSEVLSTPFGQILRPILDSIHIAPPGGNVINGGRNM